The Liolophura sinensis isolate JHLJ2023 chromosome 8, CUHK_Ljap_v2, whole genome shotgun sequence sequence tctacaaaataaatatttagatcGGATGTTGTTGAACATGTTCATGGATAAATGCCTCAAGGAGCAACCTGTACACAGCGGACTGTATAGTGTTGATATCGAATTTTTGATTCATAAACGCATGCATATAACCTGTAAGGGCGAGCATATCTAATACACTGATGGCATGTGTTGGCATTACTGTTACTTCAAGTATAGAGATATGACCGCTTTATGAAAAAGAGCATAAATGGTATACAGTTAAATTATAGGTTGCAAGACTGTTGCACTTATTCTGTGGCTATGATTAAATCAAAAGTGACAATAGTTCGATTTGAACTCACTCTTTGGCTTGGTATCGTTTTGCCTCTCAGACGACGGTTCATCTGCTTTGTTTTGTGTTATCCAGTAAGGAAGTGCCTTTACCTTCCTTGTCCACCAAGTAACGCGGCCCAACTGAAATacaatttatgttaaattatgCTTGGTATATATGTTaatgtattaaattaaaaatataactgCTACATTGGGTTACTCAACACAAGACAATTTCGGGGCTAGTATTGACCGTGTTCGCATAATACAGCATGACATAACACAGCGAGTTCATTATTAATTGTTACTTTTTTTGGGGCTCATACGATTAAACACTGGTTTACTGTCAGTGTGAGGCTGTTGACCAGCGAAGGTGCTCGAACCCTGCTCGAATGCTTCAGCTGTGGCTTAAAGTCAGGAGGATTGTGACTTACATGGCGAAGGTCGGTGCATTGTTTACTCCATCCATAAACCAGGCTTATATACGTGAGAAATTCGTGagaacggcgttaaacaccagccAATGAAtggacaaataaatatatactttcaGCTGAAAGGCATTTCAACTGAACCTTCACGTTAACAAAATTCAGTGGCAAATTCAAAAGATTTAACTAAACAAAAGCTACCTTTTCTTCAGGCTGTGCCGTTGTAAAGATACTGATGACCACCGTTATGAGGAAGGTAACCAAGGCAATAATGGCTGCAAAATGGAGAAAGTGGACCTTCGATATAAGCGCCGGTCTAGGATCCGGACCCGAACTTCCACAGGGAGGGACTGGGTACATACGGTCTAGTACAAATCGGGAAAACCCAATCAGTATCCCGGATAACAAACCCCAAAAAGCTCCCTGTAAAATAATAGATAGAGTGTTCATAAACAGGTTTTCAGATGTGATACTTGGCAAAGTTCGCACGTAACCGGGGAAATACAGCCActtctcaatttacctcaattagggtgtgatagttggaaaatggtcgcacgtaaccgcttgtcaatttacctcagttggggttttattctgactgttcatgtaattacGTAAAATAGATGCAAGTTACAGGGTCCCCTAGGGCCTTTTCTCATGTAGAAGTAggtaaaaataatgaaatgatattatttataatttattagacgtcatatGTCAAGGATAGGAAACATGGTAACTCTTGTTAGTTGGAAAATATAAATAAGCAGGTATACCGGCGGTGCTTTCCACTTActtctgtctggtttcccctTTACCCATTTTTAATCTGAAGGCCTCATATCAGTGACATATCCTTGACCATACCGTTAAATTTCAAACAAGTAAACCGTTCAGTTTCAATATGTTTTAATTTCGTTTAAAATATAGAGAAGTCATTCGGCAATAAACTATCATAACTGTACACTACATAATTTTTATGATTTGTACAACGTGTCACTGTTGTTACGCCGTTGTTCCAAATTTTACATTGAGTTGATctgaaacgttttttttttttctggaaaattcGTAGTTGGATAAGTCCCAAAGTAGATAATCCAAAAATGGAACACACACGAAAAGAACTAAACAGATGTTAAAAAATCACTAAAGAAGATAttaacaagaaagaaaaaataacacatacacCTGTCCGATAAATCGGCGTTGTGCTTTTATGGCGATTATCACCGACAAAAACGGTTTTGTATGATAGTTAAAGTGCTACAGTAAGGCGAAATATCAGTACGTTATTGCCATACCGCCTCTGTGGTCTGCTTCGACAGGATAGACATAATCATGATGACACTGACAGGCGTGCAACAGTACGCGCTCACTGATTGGACGATATCCCAGAGCTGCCCCCCTGGAGACTGCTGGTGCACGGGTAACAAGGAGATGCTGAGCAGCATGAGGACGAAGATACAGGCTCGGCTGACGACCATCACCTCACGCTCGTGAGCGTTTGGACGGAACACCAGCCACACGTCGACGGAGAAGAGCGCGCTGGTGCTGTTGAATACAGACGTCAACGTGCTCATCAAGGCAGATAAAATGGCCGCCAGCATCAGACCTTGTAATCCTTTGTAAAAAAAGAGAGGTATAGATATGCTGTCTTATTGTTTTCCTGTTTGGAGAAGAGTTTACTTAATTCAATGATGTTTAacgctatattcaagaataatttacttatGCGATGGCCGTCAACTTTACGGGTTGTGAAAACCGGAGACAATTGGCGTTCAGTCAATGTTAGACTGTGTAACTTGAACGTGGTCGACCACTTATTGACAACAAGACCTCACGAGGCCTCACAAGATCTACAAGGCCTCACAAGACCCCACAAGACCCCTCAAGACTGAGAGTAGAATACTTACAATTCATAAGACCTGGACTGAACCCGTACTTTGCGTGTCCTAGCGATTGTGTTTACTCAGATATCCCCGTTGAGTTGTCATTTGTAATGTACCTGTGATTGTTTCGTTATTTTTATTTCGGCTCACATATTTActtaaatgattttattttatctgatggATTTAGCAGGCTCGTTGAGAATCATGTCAACAGATCTAGGAGTTCGTCTCCAAAATTGTGACACAGGATGTGTCTTTGATCTAGCAAGTCCGTATAAAGGCAATCAGTAACACAGATCTATCAGTTTGAAACTGTGATTGACGACAACGATAAAGAAAAATGCGCAGTAACATTTCATTAAAAGCGATGGTTTATTCTTTGAATACATTCTTACAGTAAGAGATAAAATATTCCAGGGTGAAAGTGTAGTGactttattttaatgattacttTTCTCACATAACGGTATTCAACGGTTCACCAACGACGAGGAAAATTGCCTATCTAGGAATAAGCTTTCTCGCCTACGGTAATTCTgtctatttttcatttttgcctttaCGTTGACTATTTGTGACCAAATTTGCTGTAAAGCAGTCATGCCTTAGAACAACAGTCAGTTCCATTTGGCCCTGAGTCGCCACTGAGAAAGATATCATACCGCAAAGGGTTATAGGGACTGCAACATCGTGCGTTATATGTTAGCGTATAATGCATAAGGCTTTGAGTGTATTATGAGAACAAAGATCCATAAATGGGTTGCTCTTCGATACAACAGACGTTTCCGATATCTCCTAGATGTTTGATGACtgtaactgtaaacaaaacCGCACGGATGAAGGTGTCAATCGATGGCTGTACAACCCACATCCCTGTTCGTcgtgttacatgtttacatttgcgCTGTATGACcgaaaatatgaaaacagactACAATGTATCTatatctttctttatttctgtCTGGTCTGGATTTCACAGTGTTGCCTTTTACCTTTGGGTGAACAGGGAAATATTGACAGCTATTAAGTTGTCTGCATCTTGAGAGCACACGCCTCACAACAAACACTTACATGTCACAGACTGTAGATCTGagattttaaatatacatatacgcaATACACAAAAAAGTTCTCTGGATCTTGATTACATTAGCCTCACAGCACACACTTGCAAATCACAGATTGTAGATCTGATCATGGTTATTCAAAGGTGCATCAAAAGTCAAgaataaatatgatttcagaAAAGAATTGGATAACATGGACTTTAACAACTAGGACCTTTCACCCTGAGGGAAGACATGGATTGTGGACAATACAAATTAATCTTAATCTTATATTTCCTACATCAGTTTCATCTTTCCAAAGAATCCAAGTGGAACTGGTGTAAGGCCTGAACCGCTCCATTCATGAGCAGATGTTCAAGGCAGAGACAAGGTCCAAGACATGTCATTCAAATCTATGGGTTCAGAAATAGACCTCAGGGACATTCCATACAAACTTTAACTTTCTGAGCAGATGTCCAAGACAGACAATACAAACCCATCGGTTCTTGATTAGATATCCAATACAGACAATACAAAACCATCGGTTCTTGATTAGATGTCCAAGATAGAAACTACAAAACCATCGGTTCTTGATCAGACCTCCACGACAGATGAAAGCTCACGTTCGGTGCGTTGTccgaattatttatttcatatgacTGGCGGATACGAAGCGATTGTTGTGGAGGGACGTGAGGGTTGAAAAGTGAAGAGGTACAATACCTGCGGGCAAGACCTGAGACATAAGCAGAGGGTAAGCCAtgttccagcaacctgtcgGGTTGTCACAGAATTCTTCGCACTTAGACGGTTCGGCGCACGCCACATTCTCTGAAATAATTAACATTAAtcatttaaattaaacagaGACTACTTTAGTTCAATCAGGGGCAATCTAACGATATTAAAGAGATATGAACTGATCTATTATCGACTTTGGCAAAGAATGAGCAACTGTATGCCATATATAATGTTTACTTGAGTTATACTGAACGTAACTGAAAGCGAATTTTATCTTGATTGTTACACGACGGCGGGCGTCGTGTAACTACAATATACTTTACTACCTTGTGAAattccaatcagataaataaataaataaattttggtggTTACACAGGTTAAACATTAACCTTCTCTTACCAGGGAATAAGGCTCTGGCAATCATACCGGGGATAACGAAAAGAAATGCCCCGACCAGCTTTAGGAATCCAGCAAACACAGCCCCTGCCTTAGCGTGAGTAATGGTCTTAGCGGCCAAACATCTCTGGACCTCAACCTGTAGGAACGCCCAAAATCGCAACTATACGTCTAGACTAGGCAAATTCATACAGGTAGCAGAAAATCTGATTAAATGGCATTCGTGTCTCCTTCTATGTATGCACactatatatttgtataaagtCTCCAGATGACTTCAATGGGGAATGGTTCAAAACCTGCATAACGTGGGGTGGTGAGTGTAATGAGAGGGGTGACTTGCAATCACGGAACAAGAGAATCAAGTGGGGTTGCGTTTATTCCtggggttatttttttttcagaatagcCCAATTTCACACAAACCTCTCAACATCTATACCTGATCAAAACACCAGTAATACATTCCCATAAACGTCAGGCCACTAAATGCGCCAGTCCAGGGCGTGTCGTCACTTCCGGGCTCCTGCAGCAAATGGAAGGCGTCTTTTCTTGGCATGCCACACGCAAATCTCATCGGGTCGGAGAGAGTGTAATTGGCAGCCGCCTGTGAATATCTGCGCTGCATATTCTCCCAACCACCAACTTTGTTTAAACCTGAAACATTAAACCGGGGATAGCTGGTGCGAAAGGAACAGGTTGCGGTAAATGTAATATCGCTAATCCCGCCCTTAGACGTATTTAATATTTGAGTGACATTTGTGGAACAAGTACGAATCAGCACAAGGACGTAGTCCGTACTCAGGACAGATGTCATGAAACAGTGATAAATGAGAATTTGAAAATTGCTGATGACAGTCTATAATCTTATAATGCATACCACACAGCAACACGAAGAAGGAGCGCATGCCATCAATACATAAACACAGCTTATGAAGATATGCAAGAGATGTTCATGAACTTTTTATATCCGGAAAAAGCAAGAGATTTAGATGCTGAATTCACCGGAAATAAAACCAATCAATTCGAATCgatgaaaaaattattaaaaaaatgaactaCCTAAATGGCCCCTTCCATTCTGTTCTGACGTGCTTCGTAACTCTATAAATTGATCTGAAATTCTCAGGTAGTCATGGGATACGCCAAGTTAAAGAAagcggaaacacgatgtcgcgtcactcaTTCCCAACACTCATATGGTTACAAGCTTACTCTGAGCAGCGATATCTCagtcatcaataaaataaaaaggtacGGTTTTTTAACTTCATGTGCAATACTTTAGCAATACCTTATCGCTGTATCTATACATTTGgtctggatcattacgctgcgttagcgcgctaaccaactgagccacggaggcccccaagcATTCTTGTTTCAGATCATTAACACACATTTGTTTGAAGCATTAAACTTGACTTTGCTtttcttcacttatatgatttcTGTGTGGCCTGCATCAAGGATGGTGGGAAGCCGAGAGCCCCGCTTAAACCTCCGACCATTGGCGAGTTTCTGGAAAACACTTCCGCATGTGAGATATATCATATTGGTAGAAAGTAAAATGGATTCCGGCAAACTTTATTCAAACCACAGAAGAGGGTACCGCTGACCACTCGTGGCTACCAAGAACACCACAGAAGAGGGTACCCGTGACCACTCGTGGCTACCAAGAACACCACGGGAGAGGGTACCGCTGACCACTCGTGGCTACCAAGAACACCACAGGAGAGGGTACCGCTGACCACTCGTGGCTACCAAGAACACCACAGGAGAGGGTACCGCTGACCACTCGTGGCTACCAAGAACACCACAGGAGAGGGTACCGCTGGCCACTCGTGGCTACCAAGAATACTACAGAAGAGGGTACCCGTGACCACTCGTGGCTACCAAAAACACCACAGGAGAGGGTACCGCTGACCACTCGTGACTACCAAGAACACCACAGGAGAGGGTACCGGTGACCCCTTGTGGCTACCAAGAACGCTACAGAAGGggatacgaatgtttgtttcaatgGATTAAACCACCAAAACAGTCCTCTGACCAGtcttcaaataaatagatagaatTATTGATGGTTGATTGATGATCTGTCAAACTCATCAAAATCTTACACAGAGCAGTCACACAGATAATATGTAAGACTCACCTTTAACCAATAAAGTGGTTGCTCCTGCCAAGAAAACACCTGTCTGTAAGGTATCTGTGTACATCACGGCAGGGAGACCAACTGTGTGTGAggaaaaattttgtcaaaactgTGActcacaataaataaatttacattaaagATATAATTTCACCGCGTCTTTTCCAAGAAACACGTTCATAAAGCGACGAAAATTTTTATGGAACATGCTGGAAGTTCATGGAATCAAAATCATACCTGTAATTGTGTTAATGGTAGTCACGGCCAGTATAGCTACCGTAGATATGTAAATATTCCATCCCAGGGTATACCGCAAAAATACTGTGCCAGCATAAACCTGCGTCTGTAAGATATGATGTAGCACGAAGCACtgttgaaatacagtaattcagCACGCTTATATcgcaaaaatgtatttatagttttaaatggttgagttaaagtgaaagacaacacctgactaaatgtttatgtccactgaatgACTAcaattcaaagtatcttaagccggcattaagtatttttaaagatttttttcaacccagtaaaagtttagtgaatcTTCGTCTTGACACAACTTCAGCACGCCCCCATTATCAAGAGCAAGGTgatgtcacgtttactctagctctctaacatcGAAGTTATTTTCCGTATTTTATTCAAAGAAGTAATATATGGAAGATAAAGTTctggacttcggcgatgaaggttAAAGTGATACATatagttttcttggaaatttgACACACCGAGAGAATATTTTTTCCACTGCTTTAATTGCTGATACAGTAgtcctactatatcatttacaaggaactccagtgactctgtttaaatagcctagctgcagatgcacagCCGGAGAATTCCttgttcaggtcgtagcctccggaagggttgtgctggtgattttgactcctgttaaatgtttacaaaactacaataggattgttgtacaactagattcatgctcaattttgaaacaaatggaaataaatgtaagtaaCATTTAGgttgatctaggcattcgactgtcgctggatttcaTGCTTCAGTTCTGTAGCGGTGGCTtttaagatgaaagcagtgctgatcTAGATATCGCGGACGTCAAataaagcacctcggcttgaacagggtgttttaatatttctactgtatttcacaaaagaaaacagaaaaaagcatCCCTTGTATGACAGAAAGACGAAggagtaaaatttaaattcagaggaaaaaaaatatatcgtaaaatttaatttattttaagcgttgtcgtcttctcattcccataaacgtTGGACATCCCtcatgaattttgcactgactctgatatttgttatttagaaactgctgactaaacgctaaaacgaacgacaaaaaatgtaattgGCGAGATGAATGCGGTATGGGCCGAGACGGGTATGCTACTCTCTGACATTATTTGTGATACCGTTGTTGAATATTAAACGGCATGTagatcaactgattttacgtctttAGTGGTCCGTAATGATAGAGATCTGTCCCACAACACAGCTTGAAATGGCCACTCGCCTTCACGTAACTAAATccttgtaaacgatctcaaaatgtcGCCTAATgtagtagttctgtgttatcatgtcacttcatggagtcaATGGTAAAGTCTACCCTGACGTCACAGCTAAGGCCACataatctgatagcaacgtttttgattggataaaattttaaacatagctgcctcgactcacaccagccatgtgtgaagtattgtcattttgttctacatgttattcggtgaaatctcatttaaataataaagtacGATACTTTTTAGAAGGCTTGAGGATCCTATTTTCGAATgcaatatgttttagccaggtgctgtctttttTGCTATCGTTTCAGAATGGCCcaaataatcacattttacatcagCCTCGTATATGTGCGTGTTatcgttcaaaatcggtaataacattcctaaaatgtataaagtggATCACAAAACTTCTCAAGTTTAGATACAAGTgggagtctgatatttactgaaaagcaATAAGTTTGACCCTTGtttgtaaatacagaaaatttgattagCGATTTTTTTATGGAGTTCTTGCCAtttttcacatgtacttgtgtacgATATCACAGGGCCCGCGATGCGAATGTAAGAATGCTTGAAACATGATCGATTCTCATTAATACACGATACAGTTTGCAGTTCAGTGGAATGACAAATACATAGTCTATCCTTACCGACACCTTGTTGGCTATATAGATGACAAAAGATAGACAAGCTATTGTTACTTGTAACCGTTTACTGTCGTAACGTCGTCTGATGTATTGTGCCACTGTGTAAGACTGTCAAAGAAGAATAGAATGAGTCAGTGTGTggcaatacataaataaatgtgcagTACTATGGGAAAACAAGAACATGGCAACCACGAAGCGAGACAGAGCTTACCAAAAAAACCAAAATGCGGAATACGTCGGTGATACACAACTCAGCACCAGGAAAGGGGTAAAGGGCAACCATAATTGTACTGGTAGGCTTTGTTAGTGCTGGATTTACCTTGAAATAAATTCTTCCTTAAAATTAAATCATgttacttaaataaataaaaaaaacataataaatccaCTCAGCTTGACGTATTATCTTTCGTTTTACCTCGCTACAactattttatttcatcatgatatttcattttatcGTCATTTACCGTACTTCTCCGGCCAAAATGCATTTACTTgcaatatatttttatgtgcaTAATAATGCTCGGAACCGTTTCTTGGTTTGTTAATGTCATAAACAGAAGTGGTTTCGAACTACAGAATCATAAAATGGTAGTAAACTTACACCGCTTGTGATGTAAACCGGAACGCAGACCCACGCTAACAGTATGAGAAAGTATACAGcctgaaaacacaaattacAACAGCATGATTAACGATGCCAGTTAACGATGCCAgtattaaaggatacataaaatgCTTGAGGTTTCTTCTTAATACGGAGTATATGATGTAGCCTTTCATATAAAAGTAACAAAAGTTTCTCAGCTAACTTCCTAATGCGTAAAAATGCTTTAAGCTACTAACAGTTTTCCTAAAGCCATAGAGATCAGTGAGGAAATTAAGTTTAATGAggtgacgtcaacggtgatagctgtcaaacaACTCTGACGCTAAGCTACTCCCACATTTCAAGTAcattcatcgatgacgtcattttccaATATTTCCAActactgacggaaaatatgtatACGCATAAAATAACTGTTATTAATACAATATATGCCTCAAGTCAATTTTTtgtggcatatctttcttcattt is a genomic window containing:
- the LOC135473413 gene encoding sodium/glucose cotransporter 4-like yields the protein MSDHAELEWTDYLTLAIYLVIVLIVGLWATLRPDRGTTTDYFLASRHMTWFPIGASLYASNIGAHMFVGIPASGAESGMAILIYEWHVEVQRCLAAKTITHAKAGAVFAGFLKLVGAFLFVIPGMIARALFPENVACAEPSKCEEFCDNPTGCWNMAYPLLMSQVLPAGLQGLMLAAILSALMSTLTSVFNSTSALFSVDVWLVFRPNAHEREVMVVSRACIFVLMLLSISLLPVHQQSPGGQLWDIVQSVSAYCCTPVSVIMIMSILSKQTTEAVWQ